Proteins encoded together in one Hevea brasiliensis isolate MT/VB/25A 57/8 chromosome 16, ASM3005281v1, whole genome shotgun sequence window:
- the LOC110631788 gene encoding LOW QUALITY PROTEIN: adenine phosphoribosyltransferase 4 (The sequence of the model RefSeq protein was modified relative to this genomic sequence to represent the inferred CDS: substituted 1 base at 1 genomic stop codon) produces the protein MSAYRDQDPRIHGIQTKIRVVPDFPREGIMFQDITTHLEDPKAFXSYLRYLLLKYDGFSYSGIEARGFIFGPPIALAIGAKFVPLRKPKKLPGEVIKEEYVLEYGSDCLEMHVGAVHSGERALVVDDLIATGGTLRAAMNLLERVGAEVVECACVIELPDLKGRERLNGKPLYVLVESH, from the exons ATGTCGGCTTACAGAGACCAAGATCCTCGTATCCATGGCATCCAAACTAAGATTCGCGTTGTCCCTGATTTCCCTAGAGAAG GTATCATGTTTCAGGATATCACAACTCATT TAGAAGACCCA AAAGCCTTTTGAAGTTATTTGAGGTATTTACTTCTGAAATATGATGGATTTTCTTATTCAGGCATAGAAGCACGAGGATTTATTTTTGGACCTCCTATTGCATTGGCAATTGGAGCAAAGTTTGTTCCATTGAGAAAACCAAAGAAATTGCCTG GTGAAGTTATTAAAGAAGAGTATGTTCTGGAGTATGGAAGTGACTGCCTTGAGATGCATGTTGGAGCAGTCCATTCAGGGGAACGGGCTTTGGTGGTTGATGATTTGATCGCCACTGGTGGCACTCTGCGTGCTGCTATGAATTTACTGG AACGTGTTGGAGCAGAAGTTGTTGAATGTGCTTGTGTAATTGAACTACCGGATTTAAAG GGTCGTGAACGATTGAATGGCAAGCCCTTGTATGTACTCGTGGAATCCCATTAA
- the LOC110631790 gene encoding uncharacterized protein LOC110631790, whose amino-acid sequence MASGWMKSLQCKSRAVEDVLIPNPKHLIPSSSCRKSTQSIKDVVETATATRQQRPTKSKRHSHHNQRQKQQKPTPISPNHTKPKPKPESVSAPDSRHSRSTRNSDPLFPALTDVPDGHPSRNVVEIIFHTSWSNKSFPGRIEMIFKVHNGSRTVSRFEEYREMVKTRAGLSVGSTWKENARCVADGNEMMRFYCLGPTGGVYEAGIGAWVFPGGKGAAICTFSGSGAAHESAGGGSGRRAMLVCRVIAGRVSKQIALESLLEGQVGFDSVSGENGQLLVFDHRAVLPCFLIIYKL is encoded by the coding sequence ATGGCGAGCGGCTGGATGAAGTCACTGCAATGCAAATCCAGAGCTGTGGAAGACGTTCTTATCCCCAACCCCAAGCATTTAATACCCAGTTCCAGTTGTAGAAAGAGCACTCAAAGCATCAAAGATGTGGTTGAAACGGCCACCGCCACCAGGCAACAAAGACCCACAAAGTCCAAGCGCCACTCCCACCACAACCAACGACAGAAGCAACAAAAACCCACACCCATTTCCCCAAACCATACCAAACCCAAACCTAAGCCCGAATCCGTTTCGGCTCCCGATTCACGACATTCTCGTTCTACCCGAAACTCCGACCCGCTATTTCCAGCCCTGACCGACGTTCCCGACGGCCACCCTTCGCGTAATGTGGTAGAAATTATCTTTCACACGAGCTGGAGTAACAAGTCCTTCCCGGGTCGGATCGAGATGATTTTCAAAGTTCACAACGGGTCGAGAACGGTCTCAAGGTTCGAAGAGTATCGCGAGATGGTAAAAACTCGGGCCGGATTATCTGTAGGGAGCACGTGGAAGGAGAATGCTCGGTGCGTCGCGGACGGCAATGAAATGATGCGGTTCTACTGTCTGGGTCCCACTGGAGGGGTTTATGAAGCCGGGATCGGCGCGTGGGTTTTCCCGGGAGGAAAGGGGGCTGCGATTTGCACATTTTCAGGGAGCGGTGCAGCGCACGAGAGTGCTGGCGGTGGCAGTGGAAGGAGAGCGATGCTGGTATGCCGAGTGATAGCGGGTCGGGTGTCAAAACAAATAGCCTTGGAATCGTTGTTGGAGGGGCAGGTCGGGTTTGACTCGGTGAGCGGGGAAAATGGGCAGTTGCTGGTGTTTGATCACCGTGCAGTGTTACCTTGTTTTCTTATTATCTATAAATTGTAA